The Aedes aegypti strain LVP_AGWG chromosome 3, AaegL5.0 Primary Assembly, whole genome shotgun sequence genome contains a region encoding:
- the LOC5578077 gene encoding inactive pancreatic lipase-related protein 1, with amino-acid sequence MRHQVVLAVFMLLTSGSSFCEAKRQTRASSENIFFVENDCEAAEKFAIIVHGWRENCQTEWVVDMMSNLTIYRGGCIVCMDYGKHSAEDYFQGLVPKFGLVVTALLGKLKEMEARGFDPANGHIFGFSFGAQSSIEAGRRFGFRKLGRLDVCEPAGPGFDSDRVFSTLDPKFAAKQVQCIHTSNDKGTFRRECHQDWNMGNCGASQSAAGPYPKGSHGLCPYFYNSAFVNEFRAIPKPDECVSFRAISSIPDQSRMGYFSDMNSGIIGDFYSRTTKTYPYNEIPNEV; translated from the exons ATGAGACATCAGGTTGTTTTGGCGGTTTTTATGCTGCTGACGAGTGGTAGCAGTTTCTGTGAGGCGAAAAG ACAGACTCGAGCATCAtccgaaaatatatttttcgtaGAAAACGATTGTGaagcagcagagaaattcgccATTATTGTGCATGGATGGAGAGAAAACTGTCAAACGGAATGGGTCGTTGATATGATGTCCAATCTGACGATTTATCGAGGGGGTTGTATCGTATGCATGGACTACGGTAAGCACTCTGCAGAGGACTACTTTCAAGGATTGGTGCCCAAGTTTGGTTTGGTAGTAACTGCACTACTCGGCAAATTGAAAGAAATGGAAGCACGTGGTTTCGATCCGGCCAACGGACACATTTTCGGGTTCAGTTTTGGTGCTCAATCGTCAATAGAAGCCGGACGACGATTCGGATTCAGGAAGCTCGGACGATTAGATG TTTGTGAACCGGCCGGTCCAGGTTTTGATTCAGATCGGGTATTTTCAACGTTAGATCCGAAGTTTGCGGCCAAACAGGTGCAGTGCATCCACACGAGTAACGATAAGGGTACGTTTCGGCGTGAGTGCCACCAAGACTGGAATATGGGTAATTGCGGCGCAAGTCAATCGGCAGCAGGTCCGTATCCGAAAGGGTCACACGGCTTGTGTCCCTACTTCTACAACAGTGCGTTCGTGAACGAGTTTCGTGCCATCCCGAAACCGGACGAGTGTGTTTCGTTCCGGGCCATTTCTTCCATTCCGGACCAATCCCGGATGGGTTATTTCTCCGATATGAACAG TGGCATCATTGGGGACTTTTACTCACGAACCACCAAAACGTACCCTTACAACGAAATCCCGAATGAAGTTTGA